The following proteins are co-located in the Gorilla gorilla gorilla isolate KB3781 chromosome 18, NHGRI_mGorGor1-v2.1_pri, whole genome shotgun sequence genome:
- the PRSS22 gene encoding brain-specific serine protease 4: MVVSGAPPALGRGCLGTFTSLLLLASTAILNAARIPVPPACGKPQQLNRVVGGEDSTDSEWPWIVSIQKNGTHHCAGSLLTSRWVITAAHCFKDNLNKPSLFSVLLGAWQLGNPGSRSQKVGVAWVQPHPVYSWKEGARADIALVRLEHSIQFSERVLPICLPDASIHLPPNTHCWISGWGSIQDGVPLPHPQTLQKLKVPIIDSEVCSHLYWRGAGQGPITEDMLCAGYLEGERDACLGDSGGPLMCQVDGAWLLAGIISWGEGCAERNRPGVYISLSAHRSWVEKIVQGVQLRGRAQGGGALRAPSQGSGAAARF; the protein is encoded by the exons ATGGTGGTTTCTGGAGCGCCCCCAGCCCTGGGTAGGGGCTGTCTCGGCACCTTCACCTCCCTGCTGCTGCTGGCGTCGACAG CCATCCTCAATGCGGCCAGGATACCTG TTCCCCCAGCCTGTGGGAAGCCCCAGCAGCTGAACCGGGTTGTGGGCGGCGAGGACAGCACTGACAGCGAGTGGCCCTGGATCGTGAGCATCCAGAAGAATGGGACCCACCACTGCGCAGGTTCTCTGCTCACCAGCCGCTGGGTGATCACTGCTGCCCACTGTTTCAAGGA cAACCTGAATAAACCATCCCTGTTCTCTGTGCTGCTGGGGGCCTGGCAGCTGGGGAACCCTGGCTCTCGGTCCCAGAAGGTGGGTGTTGCCTGGGTGCAGCCCCACCCTGTGTATTCCTGGAAGGAGGGTGCCCGTGCGGACATTGCCCTGGTGCGTCTCGAGCACTCCATACAGTTCTCAGAGCGGGTCCTGCCCATCTGCCTACCTGATGCCTCTATCCACCTCCCTCCAAACACCCACTGCTGGATCTCAGGCTGGGGGAGCATCCAAGATGGAG TTCCCTTGCCCCACCCTCAGACCCTGCAGAAGCTGAAGGTTCCTATCATCGACTCGGAAGTCTGCAGCCATCTGTACTGGCGGGGAGCAGGACAGGGACCCATCACTGAGGACATGCTGTGTGCCGGCTACTTGGAGGGGGAGCGGGATGCTTGTCTG GGCGACTCCGGGGGCCCCCTCATGTGCCAGGTGGACGGCGCCTGGCTGCTGGCCGGTATCATCAGCTGGGGCGAGGGCTGTGCCGAGCGCAACAGGCCCGGGGTCTACATCAGCCTCTCTGCGCACCGCTCCTGGGTGGAGAAGATCGTGCAAGGGGTGCAGCTCCGCGGGCGCGCTCAGGGGGGTGGGGCCCTCAGGGCACCGAGCCAGGGCTCTGGGGCCGCCGCGCGCTTCTAG